A single window of Pyrus communis chromosome 10, drPyrComm1.1, whole genome shotgun sequence DNA harbors:
- the LOC137748505 gene encoding pyruvate kinase 1, cytosolic-like, which translates to MHSSHLFPEEPIRMASILEPSNSTFFPAMTRIVGTLGPNSRSVETISGCLKAGMSVARFDFSWGDAEFHQETLGNLKVAIKSTNKLCAVMLDTVGPELQVVNKSEHPISLQEDTLVVLTPDQDKEATSILLPINFSGLAKAVKKGDTIFIGQYLFTGSETTSVWLEVTEVNGEDVVCLIKNSATLAGPLYTLHVSQIHIDLPTLTDKDKEVISTWGVRNNIDFLSLSYTRHAQDVRHAREFLSKLGDLKQTQIFAKIENVEGLHHFDEILQEADGIILSRGNLGIDLPPEKVFLFQKAAVYKCNMAGKPAVVTRVVDSMTDNLRPTRAEATDVANAVLDGTDAIVLGAETLRGLYPVETISIVGKICSEAEKVFNQDLYFKRTVKYVGEPMTHLESIASSAVRAAIKVKASLIICFTSSGRAARLIAKYRPTMPVLSVVIPRVQTNQLRWRFSGAFEARQSLIVRGLFPTLADPRHPAETTGATNESILKIALDHGRVAGVVKSHDRVVICQKVGDASVIKIIELED; encoded by the exons ATGCATTCGAGTCACTTGTTTCCGGAAGAGCCAATCAGGATGGCTTCGATTCTCGAGCCTTCCAATTCT ACCTTCTTTCCTGCAATGACAAGGATTGTGGGAACACTTGGTCCAAATTCACGATCCGTTGAGACAATCTCTGGTTGCTTGAAGGCAGGAATGTCTG TGGCACGTTTTGATTTTTCATGGGGCGATGCTGAGTTTCACCAAGAGACGTTGGGAAACCTGAAGGTTGCAATCAAGAGTACTAATAAACTTTGTGCA GTAATGCTAGACACAGTGGGTCCAGAGTTGCAGGTAGTGAATAAAAGTGAGCATCCCATATCTCTCCAGGAAGATACCCTGGTTGTCTTGACACCTGATCAAGACAAAGAGGCCACCTCAATTCTACTACCCATAAATTTTAGTGGCCTGGCAAAG GCGGTGAAGAAGGGAGATACAATTTTTATTGGTCAATACCTCTTTACGGGAAGTGAAACTACTTCTGTGTGGCTGGAG GTCACCGAGGTGAATGGTGAAGATGTGGTTTGTCTCATAAAGAATTCTGCTACCTTGGCAGGGCCGTTGTATACTTTGCATGTCTCTCAGATTCATATTGATTTGCCTACACTTACCGATAAAGATAAGGAG gTCATAAGCACTTGGGGTGTTCGTAACAACATCGACTTCCTATCATTATCATATACGCGTCATGCTCAAGATGTTCGCCAT GCCCGTGAGTTTCTTTCAAAGTTAGGTGACCTCAAGCAAACTCAGATTTttgcaaaaattgaaaatgttgaG GGATTACACCATTTTGATGAAATCTTGCAAGAAGCTGATGGTATTATCCTCTCTCGTGGAAATCTGGGCATAGATCTCCCACCAGAGAAG gtatttttatttcaaaaggCTGCTGTTTACAAGTGCAACATGGCTGGAAAGCCAGCAGTGGTGACTCGGGTTGTGGACAGTATGACCGACAACCTAAGACCTACTCGTGCTGAAGCAACTGATGTTGCCAACGCTGTACTGGATG GAACTGATGCAATTGTTCTAGGTGCAGAAACCCTGCGCGGTTTGTACCCTGTTGAGACGATCTCCATTGTTGGAAAGATTTGCTCTGAG GCGGAGAAAGTTTTCAATCAAGATTTGTATTTTAAGAGGACTGTCAAATATGTTGGAGAACCAATGACTCACTTGGAATCTATTGCTTCCTCTGCG GTACGTGCAGCCATCAAGGTGAAGGCCTCTCTCATTATTTGCTTCACTTCATCTGGAAGAGCAGCAAG GCTGATTGCAAAGTACAGACCAACAATGCCTGTCCTTTCTGTTGTCATTCCTCGGGTCCAGACTAATCAACTCCGATGGAGATTTTCTGGTGCATTTGAG GCAAGGCAATCACTCATTGTAAGAGGCCTTTTTCCCACGCTAGCAGATCCTCGACATCCA GCTGAAACTACGGGTGCAACAAATGAGTCGATTCTTAAAATTGCTTTGGATCATGGCAGGGTCGCTGGTGTCGTAAAATCACATGATCGTGTCGTAATTTGCCAGAAAGTTGGCGATGCTTCTGTGATCAAGATCATCGAGCTTGAAGATTGA
- the LOC137748381 gene encoding uncharacterized protein: MAENTEIVIKEDGPKGPKNLFSLFPKCKLQFPFLKQEPEGVVVADVPRKADEGTESNIQKPVVVSFPKEQVAAPPPVAVEFEEPITKTSNPIIFWQLSALGGYLVLRWIWARWQERRDKKDGSSDDEQSSADE; this comes from the exons ATGGCAGAAAACACAGAGATTGTAATCAAAGAAGACGGCCCAAAAGGACCCAAAAACTTGTTCTCACTCTTCCCCAAGTGCAAGCTTCAATTCCCCTTCCTGAAGCAGGAACCGGAAGGCGTCGTTGTTGCAGATGTGCCAAGGAAAGCAGACGAAGGAACTGAAAGCAACATTCAGAAGCCGGTGGTTGTGAGTTTCCCGAAAGAGCAAGTTGCGGCTCCTCCTCCCGTGGCGGTGGAGTTCGAAGAGCCCATAACGAAGACTTCCAATCCCATTATATTCTGGCAG CTTTCCGCTCTTGGAGGGTATCTGGTTTTGAGGTGGATTTGGGCAAGATGGCAGGAAAGAAGGGATAAAAAGGACGGGTCTTCGGACGACGAACAATCTTCTGCTGATGAATAG
- the LOC137747406 gene encoding replication factor C subunit 1-like isoform X1: protein MSQADIRKWFMKSHDKGNTKKPAAAPSTPKIEPKEPVQGGQENSGRRKTSKYFPIDKPKDEDGTTEVPSKRKPHKDPDACVKPSPAKKAHKAVDDDDDDFVLPNSKKKSVELDTTPSKKLKSISGMGIPQQVTAIDEGGDDDKKNAESPLRPAGRGRGGRGASAGPAGGRGRGAGRGGFMNYGERKDPPHKGEKEVPEGAPDCLAGLTFVISGTLDSLEREEAEDLIKRHGGRITGSVSKKTNYLLCDEDIEGRKSSKAKELGTAFLTEDGLFDMIRASVGAKLPVQQAKKSVDDAAAASLPNKSPKKVTLKKDCTGSSLASSASSKQLQSDASLARCKKQTTEHSTFTWTEKYRPKVPNDIIGNQSLVKQLHDWLAHWNEQFLDTGNKEKGKNPTNSGAKKAVLLSGTPGIGKTTSAKLVSQMLGFQAIEVNASDSRGKADSKIEKGIGGSNANSIKELVSNKALSMDGSKHPKTVLIMDEVDGMSAGDRGGVADLIASIKISKIPIICICNDRYSQKLKSLVNYCLLLNFRKPTKQQMAKRLMQVANAESLQVNEIALEELAEKVNGDMRMAVNQLQYMSLSMSIIKYDDVRQRLLSSSKDEDISPFTAVDKLFGFNAGKLRMDERVDLSMSDPDLVPLLIQENYINYRPSSAVKDDSGIKRMNLIARAAESIGNGDIFNVQIRKYRQWQLSQSACLSSSIIPAALLRGQRETLEQGERNFNRFGGWLGKNSTLGKNLRLLEDLHVHLLASRESSSGRETLRVEYLSLLLKRLTVPLRELPKDEAVQEVVEFMNTYSISQDDFDTIVELSKFQGHPNPLDGILPAVKSALTKAYKEGSKTRMVRAADFVTIPGMKKVPKKRIAVLLEPSDDVIGENNDDTFVQSDDENSSDTEDLEGSAVGEKLQKELQSLNTKGVQVQFDLKGAPNSSAKKTPAGRGRGGSAAASVKNGGRGSGAGAKRKR from the exons ATG TCCCAGGCCGATATTAGGAAGTGGTTTATGAAGTCCCACGACAAGGGAAACACCAAGAAACCGGCGGCGGCTCCTTCTACACCTAAGATTGAGCCTAAAGAACCA GTGCAAGGAGGTCAAGAAAATTCTGGCAGGAGGAAAACTAGCAAGTATTTTCCCATAGATAAACCAAAGGATGAAGATGGAACAACTGAAGTTCCATCCAAAAGAAAGCCTCACAAGGATCCTGATGCATGTGTTAAACCCTCACCTGCAAAAAAAGCTCACAAAGCTGTtgatgacgacgacgacgattTTGTCTTGCCTAATTCGAAGAAGAAATCAGTTGAACTTGATACCACACCTAGTAAGAAACTGAAGAGCATATCTGGCATGGGAATCCCACAGCAGGTTACGGCTATTGATGAAGGTGGCGATGATGATAAAAAGAATGCCGAATCACCCCTCAGGCCGGCTGGTAGGGGTCGTGGTGGAAGAGGTGCTTCTGCAGGACCAGCTGGTGGAAGAGGAAGGGGTGCTGGACGAGGCGGATTTATGAATTATGGAGAAAGGAAAGATCCCCCACACAAAGGAGAAAAG GAAGTTCCTGAAGGTGCTCCAGATTGTTTAGCTGGCTTGACTTTTGTAATTAGTGGTACACTTGACAG TTTGGAAAGAGAAGAAGCAGAGGATTTGATTAAACGTCATGGCGGTCGTATTACTGGATCTGTCAGCAAGAAAACG AACTATCTTTTATGCGATGAAGATATTGAGGGAAGGAAATCCTCTAAAGCCAAAGAACTTGG TACGGCTTTTCTTACCGAGGATGGATTGTTTGATATGATTCGGGCATCTGTCGGTGCTAAATTACCTGTACAACAAGCAAAGAAATCTGTGGATGATGCTGCAGCAGCATCTTTGCCCAATAAAAGCCCTAAGAAAGTAACATTGAAAA AAGATTGCACTGGAAGCTCGTTGGCATCAAGTGCATCTAGCAAACAGTTGCAGTCAGATGCCTCCCTTGCTAGGTGTAAGAAGCAAACTACCGAGCATTCTACTTTTACTTGGACAGAAAAATATAGGCCAAAGGTTCCAAACGACATTATTGGGAATCAGTCGCTG GTAAAGCAACTTCATGATTGGTTGGCACATTGGAATGAGCAATTTCTTGATACTGGAaataaggaaaaaggaaaaaacccaACCAATTCTGGTGCAAAAAAGGCTGTACTTTTAAGCGGAACACCTGGTATAGGGAAAACGACGTCTGCAAAGTTAGTCAGTCAAATGCTTGGTTTCCAGGCAATTGAG GTAAATGCTAGTGACAGTCGTGGGAAAGCTGATTCAAAGATTGAAAAGGGAATTGGTGGAAGCAATGCAAACTCGATTAAAGAGCTTGTCAGCAACAAGGCCCTGAGCATGGATGG ATCAAAGCATCCCAAAACTGTGCTGATTATGGATGAGGTTGATGGGATGTCTGCTGGAGATCGGGGTGGAGTTGCTGATCTTATTGCTAGCATAAAGATTTCAAAAATTCCTATTATCTGCATTTGTAATGATCGTTATAGTCAGAAACTGAAAAGTCTTGTGAACTACTGTTTGCTTCTCAACTTTCGCAAACCTACCAAGCAGCAG ATGGCAAAGAGGTTGATGCAAGTTGCAAATGCTGAAAGCCttcaagttaatgag ATTGCTCTTGAGGAACTTGCAGAAAAAGTTAATGGAGACATGCGAATGGCAGTTAACCAATTGCAATATATGAGCCTCTCAATGTCAATCATTAAATATGATGATGTACGGCAGCGCTTATTAAGCAGTTCAAAGGATGAAGATATTTCACCATTCACAGCTGTTGACAA GCTGTTTGGTTTTAATGCTGGAAAGTTGCGAATGGATGAGCGTGTTGACCTGAGCATGAGTGATCCTGACCTAGTCCCTCTTCTAATCCAG GAAAATTATATCAACTATAGGCCAAGTTCGGCTGTTAAAGATGATAGTGGGATAAAACGTATGAACTTGATTGCCCGTGCCGCTGAGTCTATTGGCAATGGAGATATTTTCAATGTACAGATTAGAAAATATCGGCAGTGGCAGCTTTCCCAAAGTGCTTGTCTTTCATCCTCTATAATTCC TGCTGCATTGTTGCGGGGGCAGAGAGAGACACTTGAGCAG GGAGAAAGGAATTTTAATAGATTTGGAGGGTGGCTGGGAAAGAACTCAACATTAGGAAAAAATCTTAGGCTCTTGGAAGATTTGCATGTCCATCTTCTTGCTTCTCGTGAATCTAGTTCGGGGAG GGAAACACTGCGAGTTGAATACCTTTCTCTTCTTCTGAAACGATTGACCGTGCCTCTCCGTGAACTGCCTAAG GATGAAGCTGTGCAGGAAGTTGTGGAGTTCATGAATACTTACTCCATTAGTCAGGATGACTTTGATACTATTGTGGAGTTATCCAAATTTCAG GGGCATCCAAATCCGCTAGATGGCATACTGCCTGCTGTAAAATCAGCTCTGACAAAAGCATACAAAGAAGGAAGCAAAACAAGGATGGTACGAGCTGCAGATTTTGTTACTATTCCTGGAATGAAAAAGGTCCCTAAGAAGAGGATTGCTGTGCTTTTAGAACCATCTGATGATGTCATTGGTGAGAACAATGATGATACTTTTGTTCAGAGTGATGATGAAAATTCGTCAGATACAGAGGACTTGG AAGGTTCTGCTGTTGGTGAAAAGCTGCAAAAGGAACTGCAAAGTTTGAACACCAAAG GAGTGCAAGTACAATTCGATTTGAAGGGTGCGCCAAATTCAAGTGCAAAGAAGACACCGGCTGGCAGAGGTAGAGGTGGTTCTGCTGCTGCCAGCGTGAAAAATGGTGGCCGAGGTTCAGGAGCTGGTGCCAAGAGAAAGAGATGA
- the LOC137747406 gene encoding replication factor C subunit 1-like isoform X2, whose protein sequence is MSQADIRKWFMKSHDKGNTKKPAAAPSTPKIEPKEPVQGGQENSGRRKTSKYFPIDKPKDEDGTTEVPSKRKPHKDPDACVKPSPAKKAHKAVDDDDDDFVLPNSKKKSVELDTTPSKKLKSISGMGIPQQVTAIDEGGDDDKKNAESPLRPAGRGRGGRGASAGPAGGRGRGAGRGGFMNYGERKDPPHKGEKEVPEGAPDCLAGLTFVISGTLDSLEREEAEDLIKRHGGRITGSVSKKTNYLLCDEDIEGRKSSKAKELGTAFLTEDGLFDMIRASVGAKLPVQQAKKSVDDAAAASLPNKSPKKVTLKKDCTGSSLASSASSKQLQSDASLARCKKQTTEHSTFTWTEKYRPKVPNDIIGNQSLVKQLHDWLAHWNEQFLDTGNKEKGKNPTNSGAKKAVLLSGTPGIGKTTSAKLVSQMLGFQAIEVNASDSRGKADSKIEKGIGGSNANSIKELVSNKALSMDGSKHPKTVLIMDEVDGMSAGDRGGVADLIASIKISKIPIICICNDRYSQKLKSLVNYCLLLNFRKPTKQQMAKRLMQVANAESLQVNEIALEELAEKVNGDMRMAVNQLQYMSLSMSIIKYDDVRQRLLSSSKDEDISPFTAVDKLFGFNAGKLRMDERVDLSMSDPDLVPLLIQENYINYRPSSAVKDDSGIKRMNLIARAAESIGNGDIFNVQIRKYRQWQLSQSACLSSSIIPAALLRGQRETLEQGERNFNRFGGWLGKNSTLGKNLRLLEDLHVHLLASRESSSGRETLRVEYLSLLLKRLTVPLRELPKDEAVQEVVEFMNTYSISQDDFDTIVELSKFQGHPNPLDGILPAVKSALTKAYKEGSKTRMVRAADFVTIPGMKKVPKKRIAVLLEPSDDVIGENNDDTFVQSDDENSSDTEDLGSAVGEKLQKELQSLNTKGVQVQFDLKGAPNSSAKKTPAGRGRGGSAAASVKNGGRGSGAGAKRKR, encoded by the exons ATG TCCCAGGCCGATATTAGGAAGTGGTTTATGAAGTCCCACGACAAGGGAAACACCAAGAAACCGGCGGCGGCTCCTTCTACACCTAAGATTGAGCCTAAAGAACCA GTGCAAGGAGGTCAAGAAAATTCTGGCAGGAGGAAAACTAGCAAGTATTTTCCCATAGATAAACCAAAGGATGAAGATGGAACAACTGAAGTTCCATCCAAAAGAAAGCCTCACAAGGATCCTGATGCATGTGTTAAACCCTCACCTGCAAAAAAAGCTCACAAAGCTGTtgatgacgacgacgacgattTTGTCTTGCCTAATTCGAAGAAGAAATCAGTTGAACTTGATACCACACCTAGTAAGAAACTGAAGAGCATATCTGGCATGGGAATCCCACAGCAGGTTACGGCTATTGATGAAGGTGGCGATGATGATAAAAAGAATGCCGAATCACCCCTCAGGCCGGCTGGTAGGGGTCGTGGTGGAAGAGGTGCTTCTGCAGGACCAGCTGGTGGAAGAGGAAGGGGTGCTGGACGAGGCGGATTTATGAATTATGGAGAAAGGAAAGATCCCCCACACAAAGGAGAAAAG GAAGTTCCTGAAGGTGCTCCAGATTGTTTAGCTGGCTTGACTTTTGTAATTAGTGGTACACTTGACAG TTTGGAAAGAGAAGAAGCAGAGGATTTGATTAAACGTCATGGCGGTCGTATTACTGGATCTGTCAGCAAGAAAACG AACTATCTTTTATGCGATGAAGATATTGAGGGAAGGAAATCCTCTAAAGCCAAAGAACTTGG TACGGCTTTTCTTACCGAGGATGGATTGTTTGATATGATTCGGGCATCTGTCGGTGCTAAATTACCTGTACAACAAGCAAAGAAATCTGTGGATGATGCTGCAGCAGCATCTTTGCCCAATAAAAGCCCTAAGAAAGTAACATTGAAAA AAGATTGCACTGGAAGCTCGTTGGCATCAAGTGCATCTAGCAAACAGTTGCAGTCAGATGCCTCCCTTGCTAGGTGTAAGAAGCAAACTACCGAGCATTCTACTTTTACTTGGACAGAAAAATATAGGCCAAAGGTTCCAAACGACATTATTGGGAATCAGTCGCTG GTAAAGCAACTTCATGATTGGTTGGCACATTGGAATGAGCAATTTCTTGATACTGGAaataaggaaaaaggaaaaaacccaACCAATTCTGGTGCAAAAAAGGCTGTACTTTTAAGCGGAACACCTGGTATAGGGAAAACGACGTCTGCAAAGTTAGTCAGTCAAATGCTTGGTTTCCAGGCAATTGAG GTAAATGCTAGTGACAGTCGTGGGAAAGCTGATTCAAAGATTGAAAAGGGAATTGGTGGAAGCAATGCAAACTCGATTAAAGAGCTTGTCAGCAACAAGGCCCTGAGCATGGATGG ATCAAAGCATCCCAAAACTGTGCTGATTATGGATGAGGTTGATGGGATGTCTGCTGGAGATCGGGGTGGAGTTGCTGATCTTATTGCTAGCATAAAGATTTCAAAAATTCCTATTATCTGCATTTGTAATGATCGTTATAGTCAGAAACTGAAAAGTCTTGTGAACTACTGTTTGCTTCTCAACTTTCGCAAACCTACCAAGCAGCAG ATGGCAAAGAGGTTGATGCAAGTTGCAAATGCTGAAAGCCttcaagttaatgag ATTGCTCTTGAGGAACTTGCAGAAAAAGTTAATGGAGACATGCGAATGGCAGTTAACCAATTGCAATATATGAGCCTCTCAATGTCAATCATTAAATATGATGATGTACGGCAGCGCTTATTAAGCAGTTCAAAGGATGAAGATATTTCACCATTCACAGCTGTTGACAA GCTGTTTGGTTTTAATGCTGGAAAGTTGCGAATGGATGAGCGTGTTGACCTGAGCATGAGTGATCCTGACCTAGTCCCTCTTCTAATCCAG GAAAATTATATCAACTATAGGCCAAGTTCGGCTGTTAAAGATGATAGTGGGATAAAACGTATGAACTTGATTGCCCGTGCCGCTGAGTCTATTGGCAATGGAGATATTTTCAATGTACAGATTAGAAAATATCGGCAGTGGCAGCTTTCCCAAAGTGCTTGTCTTTCATCCTCTATAATTCC TGCTGCATTGTTGCGGGGGCAGAGAGAGACACTTGAGCAG GGAGAAAGGAATTTTAATAGATTTGGAGGGTGGCTGGGAAAGAACTCAACATTAGGAAAAAATCTTAGGCTCTTGGAAGATTTGCATGTCCATCTTCTTGCTTCTCGTGAATCTAGTTCGGGGAG GGAAACACTGCGAGTTGAATACCTTTCTCTTCTTCTGAAACGATTGACCGTGCCTCTCCGTGAACTGCCTAAG GATGAAGCTGTGCAGGAAGTTGTGGAGTTCATGAATACTTACTCCATTAGTCAGGATGACTTTGATACTATTGTGGAGTTATCCAAATTTCAG GGGCATCCAAATCCGCTAGATGGCATACTGCCTGCTGTAAAATCAGCTCTGACAAAAGCATACAAAGAAGGAAGCAAAACAAGGATGGTACGAGCTGCAGATTTTGTTACTATTCCTGGAATGAAAAAGGTCCCTAAGAAGAGGATTGCTGTGCTTTTAGAACCATCTGATGATGTCATTGGTGAGAACAATGATGATACTTTTGTTCAGAGTGATGATGAAAATTCGTCAGATACAGAGGACTTGG GTTCTGCTGTTGGTGAAAAGCTGCAAAAGGAACTGCAAAGTTTGAACACCAAAG GAGTGCAAGTACAATTCGATTTGAAGGGTGCGCCAAATTCAAGTGCAAAGAAGACACCGGCTGGCAGAGGTAGAGGTGGTTCTGCTGCTGCCAGCGTGAAAAATGGTGGCCGAGGTTCAGGAGCTGGTGCCAAGAGAAAGAGATGA